In a genomic window of Passer domesticus isolate bPasDom1 chromosome 3, bPasDom1.hap1, whole genome shotgun sequence:
- the VEGFA gene encoding vascular endothelial growth factor A, long form isoform X6 translates to MNFLLTWIRWGLAALLYLQSAELSKAAPALGDGERKPNEVIKFLEVYERSFCRTIETLVDIFQEYPDEVEYIFKPSCVPLMRCAGCCGDEGLECVPVDVYNVTMEIMRIKPHQSQHISHMSFLQHSKCDCRPKKDVKNKQEKCEKPRR, encoded by the exons ATGAACTTTCTGCTCACTTGGATCCGCTGGGGGCTGGCGGCGCTGCTCTATCTGCAGAGCGCGGAG TTGTCGAAGGCTGCGCCTGCCCTGGGGGATGGGGAGCGGAAACCCAATGAAG TTATCAAATTCCTGGAAGTCTACGAGCGCAGCTTCTGCAGGACTATTGAGACCCTGGTGGACATTTTCCAGGAGTACCCTGATGAGGTGGAGTACATATTCAAGCCATCCTGTGTGCCTCTGATGAGATGTGCGGGTTGCTGCGGCGATGAGGGCCTAGAATGTGTCCCTGTGGATGTGTACAACGTTACAATGGAG ATCATGAGAATTAAACCCCATCAGAGTCAGCACATATCACACATGAGCTTCTTACAGCACAGTAAATGTGACTGCAG ACCAAAGAAAGATgtcaaaaacaaacaagaaaa
- the VEGFA gene encoding vascular endothelial growth factor A, long form isoform X5, with protein MNFLLTWIRWGLAALLYLQSAELSKAAPALGDGERKPNEVIKFLEVYERSFCRTIETLVDIFQEYPDEVEYIFKPSCVPLMRCAGCCGDEGLECVPVDVYNVTMEIMRIKPHQSQHISHMSFLQHSKCDCRPKKDVKNKQEKLICFPSPSPCDSCLTCRAELGLS; from the exons ATGAACTTTCTGCTCACTTGGATCCGCTGGGGGCTGGCGGCGCTGCTCTATCTGCAGAGCGCGGAG TTGTCGAAGGCTGCGCCTGCCCTGGGGGATGGGGAGCGGAAACCCAATGAAG TTATCAAATTCCTGGAAGTCTACGAGCGCAGCTTCTGCAGGACTATTGAGACCCTGGTGGACATTTTCCAGGAGTACCCTGATGAGGTGGAGTACATATTCAAGCCATCCTGTGTGCCTCTGATGAGATGTGCGGGTTGCTGCGGCGATGAGGGCCTAGAATGTGTCCCTGTGGATGTGTACAACGTTACAATGGAG ATCATGAGAATTAAACCCCATCAGAGTCAGCACATATCACACATGAGCTTCTTACAGCACAGTAAATGTGACTGCAG ACCAAAGAAAGATgtcaaaaacaaacaagaaaa GTTGATTTGCTTCCCCTCACCGTCTCCCTGTGACTCCTGCCTGACATGTAGGGCAGAACTGGGATTGAGCTGA
- the VEGFA gene encoding vascular endothelial growth factor A, long form isoform X1 — protein MNFLLTWIRWGLAALLYLQSAELSKAAPALGDGERKPNEVIKFLEVYERSFCRTIETLVDIFQEYPDEVEYIFKPSCVPLMRCAGCCGDEGLECVPVDVYNVTMEIMRIKPHQSQHISHMSFLQHSKCDCRPKKDVKNKQEKWSQKPRSDGPSFIPQTWTLHDPWPWQSFLMLFPESGKSRRVCPAGMDLRCSPHSPLPSSWGVSGYCKLLPFFIINFFLAA, from the exons ATGAACTTTCTGCTCACTTGGATCCGCTGGGGGCTGGCGGCGCTGCTCTATCTGCAGAGCGCGGAG TTGTCGAAGGCTGCGCCTGCCCTGGGGGATGGGGAGCGGAAACCCAATGAAG TTATCAAATTCCTGGAAGTCTACGAGCGCAGCTTCTGCAGGACTATTGAGACCCTGGTGGACATTTTCCAGGAGTACCCTGATGAGGTGGAGTACATATTCAAGCCATCCTGTGTGCCTCTGATGAGATGTGCGGGTTGCTGCGGCGATGAGGGCCTAGAATGTGTCCCTGTGGATGTGTACAACGTTACAATGGAG ATCATGAGAATTAAACCCCATCAGAGTCAGCACATATCACACATGAGCTTCTTACAGCACAGTAAATGTGACTGCAG ACCAAAGAAAGATgtcaaaaacaaacaagaaaa GTGGTCACAGAAACCCAGATCTGATGGTCCTTCCTTCATACCCCAGACATGGACCTTGCATGACCCATGGCCATGGCAGTCATTCCTAATGCTTTTTCCCGAGTCAGGGAAGTCCCGTCGTGTCTGTCCTGCTGGAATGGATTTAAGGTGCAGCCCCCAttctccccttccctcttcctGGGGTGTTTCTGGTTACTGCAAATTGCTGCCtttctttattattaatttttttcttgctgcttgA